Genomic DNA from Candidatus Methylomirabilis sp.:
GCCACGTTCGTCGACCTACTAGGTGGCCCGGCAGGCGATCGAGGCAGATCGGGACTGCCAAGTGGTAACAGAGGCGGTGCCACGTTCGACGTCGAAGTGACGGTCACCGAGAACGACGGCGTGGCAATCTCCGAGCGAACGGCGCGCCTGTGGTCGGAGCTACCGGCGGACGCCGATCCCCGTAACGGGGCGACTACCGCCAATAAGCCGTTCATGAAGGTGCCGATCTTCTCGCTGTATCTACCGAATCCACCGATCGTTTCTGAGCCGAGCAGGTCGGCGCTCGTTCCGTCACTGTGCTTCACGGTCGAAATCGCCGTCGTGGTCCGCGGGAGAGTGTTGCAGGGCAAGATGCACGCGCCAGACGTCTTTCGTGAGCCAGTCTACAGGGGCTCTTTCATGGTACATGTATGGCAGGATGATAATCGCGAGCTGGGGGCGCGCCTAATGGGCCTTGACGGTAAGTGGGCCTCGAATTTCAGAAGGGAGGCCCAGACGGTGGGACGAGAGTTTGGTGCTCCCGGCTTGAAGTCTGATGTGCCATTGAACTCGGAGAAGGGGTTCTCTGGTACCCTCCACCTGCGTATTACGCCTCGAGACGACGACATTGCGCCCTCGCCGCCAGCGCCAGCGGTTGGAGGGGGCACGTCCGGAATGGACATCGAGTCAGGACTGGCCACCGGCGCCTTAGACACGGGCATGTTGAATGATCAACAGATCACCGAGAGCGAGGGGACTGAAAGCTGACCTTCAATCGTCGTTCGGCGTTACGAGTCTTCCGAAAGAACTAGCCGACGTGATGGCGAAGGTCTTATCCTCGCCGCCTAACCAGCGTTTGCAGTCGCCGCCGGCCGGTGCGATCATGGGCCGCCACGGCTGAAACGCGATCGGTAGACGGCAGGAAACCGATGGGTGTGTGATTCGGATCGCCGCCCCGTCAGGGAAGCAGGCCTGGATCTCGTTGAGTTCGGCGCCGGCTCGAAGCGATCATCTGGAGGCCCCCTGAGAGAGCTGCGCGTGAGGCACCAGAGTGGAGGTTAGTGGCACTCGCGGGAACCGCTTTTACTACCAAGCGGGGTGCAGATTACACCCTCGTAATATGCTCTTCGTAGCCCTCTCCTCAAGAAGCTGCCCCCTCCTCTCAACGGATAGCTCTTTCCTGACATCTCGATAGCGTAGCCCATCCAACCGGTAGGACAGCGCTTACCGTACTCTAACTTTACATCCTCCCGAATGACTGGTGGGGTCGGGATCTCATGGGCATGGGGCTCGTGAGGACCGAGGAGATCGGTGCTCCCAGCCTTTTCCCCACATCTCATACAGCGGAAGAAGTATCAACGCGCCATACCCCAACCACATTGCAAGCCAGGAGGCGAGCTGGAGGAAGGCGAAGGTGGGGGAAAAGTATAGAATGAGCCATGGCCCAGCGATATCGACCAGAGAGGAGAAGAATGCCAGGCCGAGGAAGGACCATTTGACTCGCGGACCCAGCGAGGTGGCAATAAAGAGGTGGGCGAGGGTGAGAAACGAGATCCCCATGATGAAGGCATGGAAGTGAGTTGTCTCGAGGAGCTGTGTGAAGGTCTTCGGGTAGGCTATCTCCTGCCCCAGATCCCCGCCGCGATAGTAGGCCACAACCAGATCATAGGTGGCGCCGATCCGCTTGAACTGATACAGGCCGATGGTGAACATCCCGATCGTCACAAAGATCAAAAATCCGGTATAGATGAGCTTGATCTCGTAGCCGGCGGCAGAAAGCTTATATGCGGGATAGGTGAACTGTTTCAACTGATGCCCTCTCGTAAAATGGCTGCTGTGGTTTCGAGTTGGACCGTCTCGATGAATCCGGAACTGCTGACCTGCGATCCGTTCGAATAGATCAATAAGCCCTCGGCCTTCGAGAAGCGCTTGACGACGACGAAGCCTCGTGTTGGCCCGAGGATCACAAGCGCCTTGGTGAGGGCTTCAGCCTCGGTGGCTGTCCGGGCCACAGCCACGCCCAGAATCCGATTGCGGACGGGAAAGCCATTTCGTGGATCGATCAGATGGCCAAGCCGGGTCCCCTCAATCTCAAAGGAGCGGCCGAAACTGCTGGAGATAGAGAGGTGTTGGTCTTTCAGATGCGCGAGGCCGATAGGCGTGCCATCGTCGCTTCCAAGCAGGACAGGCCAACTCTCCCGCTCCGGAGGCGATCCTACCGCCGCAAGGCTGCTCCGTCCGAAGTTGATGAAAGCGCTTGTGACCCCCTCCTGTACAAGGATCGCCGTGAGAAGGTCCACAGCATACCCCTTGCCGATCCCACCAAGCTCCAATCGCATCCCGCTTCGTCCCAATTCTACTCTTCCATCTGGGAGGAACTGGACCTTGGCGATCCCTGTCCGGCTCAGGGCGTCTGCCACTGAAGCAGGCGAGGGGGTAGTTCCCTCTTCTTCGGCTGCCTTCCAAAGGTTATTCAGCGGCCCAACGGTGATGTCCATGACCTCTTCTGTCTCGCTACCAAGACGTAGAGAGATCTCGATGACCGATCGGAGTTCCTGGTTGATCTCGACAGGCCCCAGGTCTGCATACCGGTTCAGCCGATTCAGGTCGCTATCGTCATCGTAGGCTGAGAAGATATCCTCCAGGCGCCGCGCCTCCTGAAAACATCTGGCCAGCACCCGCTTTCCCTTCTGCGGTGACTGATGATACAGCGTGATCTCCAGCAGTGTTCCCATAACATAATGGATCTCTCGTAAGGGACTATTTACCGTTTGCCTTGAAGAGGTGGAGTGGTGCGTTCCGGCCTGTAGAGTCTGAGGATTCATGGTCGATTGGACCCATTGAGGAGGACGAGTTGGGCCAAGGCCAGAACTTTTCTGACTCCTCGGCCGATCGACTGGACTGAGAGGGTGGCCCCGGCGATATTGACAATATCTCGATAGGGGGCGAGTGGTGCGGCGAGGTCTTTCTCATGATACTGGCGCATGAAACGCCGGTCCCGGACCTCTGCTCCGTAAGCTTCGCGATAGGTCATCAGGGCGACATCCTTGACCTTCCCATTTGGTGTAATCCCGACAATGAACGTGATGGGTCGGTGCTTGCCGATCTCTTCGGTAATGACGGCAAAGCCCAGGTGTTCTGCGTTCTGACGCGCCAGGTAGGTGACATAGGCATCTTCCCAGATGGAGGGTCGCGTGCGGCCGAGGAGGGCTTTCATCTTTTCCCGCAGGGCCTCTGTTGACGGGATGATCTTCTTTTCGAACTGGGTCGCCTCCGGAAAGACCGCTCTGGGGGCTTCCTCCTCGGAAAGGAACACCCCCTCCTGTGCGTTGACCAGGTCCTGGACCAGGGCCAGGAGGGCTGGCGTGAGAAGAGAGGTCAGGAAGTGCCTTCTGGAAAGCATCGCATTCTTCCTTAGCGTATTTGCTATTCGGTGACCGTAAAGAGCGCCAGCATGCCTGCGATGATGTGGTCATCGACGTGGCAGTGAAGCAGCCAGGTGCCAGGATCATCCGGCACCATGTCGGCTGTCTTCATGCTCCCCGGAAGCAGCTCCAGCATATCCATACGGCTTCCCATGGAGAGGACGGTCTGGCCATGCCAGTGCGGCGTGTGCAGATCCACCTCATTTCCGATATCCAACATGTACCAGCGCACTCGCTCGCCACTGTTCATGGTGAGCCCTGGGAGGTTGCCATAGACGTAGCCGTTAATCGAGTGCATTAGGTTGCTCTCAATGAACTCGGGATCTTCCAATCTCAGCATCACCCGATCCGGCCGGCCGGTGAATCGGGTGACATTCTGCTTCAGATAGTGGCTGGCATTTTCATCAAAGATGGTCCACAGCGTGACAAACTCCCGATCAATGTCGTTGGGGGAACCATCAGGGCTTGCGTATCCCTTACGCGTGACGATGAGCGGCCCGACCAAGCCGCTCATCATGTCCGCTGGCGGATTGACGTGGGAATGGTACATCCAGAGGACAGAGCTTCCATCCATCGGGCCCGGGCCTGCCCGTTCCGGAACCTCCCAGATATGGGTGTGGGTTCCGCCAGGGGGGATGGCGTCGTCAGCCTTGTCTGATCCGGAGGTGCCGTCGTTGTACCCAGCCCCCTCAGAGCTCTTCGCATATCGGACGCCGTGCGGGTGGATGCTCACCGGGAAGCTCGACATATTTTTTAAGACGACGTTGATAGTATCACCAACCTCCCCACGGATGATCGGTCCCAGGACACCCAAATGCTCCCATCGTGGCCCGCGAGCTTTTGGGGTGGTAAAGGTAGCATCGGTGTACTCGCGGTAGACCGCCTTGCGATAGACCTTGCCGATCCGCTCTTTGCCGTTCTGAACAAAGACGTTTTCGGTCGGACCAAACGCCTTCCCGCTGATCTGGTTGATGCCGGTCGGCGCGTAATCCCAATCTACCTCGATAGCCGCGACGTAATAGGTGCGGATCTGTTGAGCTTGAACGGATGTGCACCCAATCAGCATTATGAGGATCGGGGTGAGCAGCGGCAAGAGAATCTTAAGCCCCCGGTATCTACCCAACCGGTAGTAGGCAAAAAATCGTCCCAAATCGTTCATGATGTCCCTCCTGATCTTGTGAAAGGCTTAGCTGGGACGTGTAAGCCCGTCCCAGCCTCATGTTGTTCTGTTCAGAAGCCGAAGGACACGCCAAGCAGTGCCGCGTGGGCATGGTCCTCGCCGGCCTGGGCCGTCAAGAAGTTGGTGACGTCCGCCAGGCTTCGCCCGCTGTTGGTCTTCGTGTACTCATAGGCCAGTTGAAAGACCACGAGTGGGGTCGGTCTATAGGCTAGTCCTGCCGTCATCCGGTGGATCTGGCGGTTCTCCTGCACGAAATTGGTGAGAACTCCGCCCTCAAAGTCGACCTCCTTGACAACGCCGTTCAGCCAGACCTGCTCGCCGCGAACGATGGCAATGAGCGACGGGTTGTCGAAATACTTCCCGAAGACCGTATTCGTCAGGAACTCCGGCCAGAACCGGTACCGCCCCTCGACCCAGAAGCCGTGTTTGTTCCGGGCGAGCCCGGCCAATTCGAACTCAACCGACGTCTCGAGGTTGGAGGGGAGGTCTTCGAATTCCGCTTCCTTTTGTACAACCGTTTTGGCAAAGCTCCTGGCGACCCGCCCAACGTTTCTGAAATGGGTGTTGACATATTCGGCCTCGATTTCAAACGGTCCGATGGTCGTCAGGCCGTCAACAGCGAAGGAGTAGAGCGATTCATCCTCCAGGAATTGCGGCGTATACCGCCCAAAATAGAAGGAGCCGGCGATCTCCTGGCCCGGGAACGGGCTCCAGGCGACGCGCGTTGCCACGGCCTTCGCATTCTTCGAATCCAGTTTGGCCGTTCCTCTGGATGGCTTGAATTCGGCGCCTAGTTCCAGTTTGTTGGTGTCCGGATCACGCGTCTGGGCGATCTTTTCCACCTCGGCATCGAGGGCGACACCGTTGACCACGTAAGCCTGGTAAGAGAGCTTGCCCCACTCTCCTATGGGGATATCACCGAGGAAGCCCGCGCCCAGTTCAGGCCAGGCGGCTTTCACTGGCAGGACCGGGACGCCGCGATCGACGAGGGAGCGGCGAGCGA
This window encodes:
- a CDS encoding FAD:protein FMN transferase, which gives rise to MGTLLEITLYHQSPQKGKRVLARCFQEARRLEDIFSAYDDDSDLNRLNRYADLGPVEINQELRSVIEISLRLGSETEEVMDITVGPLNNLWKAAEEEGTTPSPASVADALSRTGIAKVQFLPDGRVELGRSGMRLELGGIGKGYAVDLLTAILVQEGVTSAFINFGRSSLAAVGSPPERESWPVLLGSDDGTPIGLAHLKDQHLSISSSFGRSFEIEGTRLGHLIDPRNGFPVRNRILGVAVARTATEAEALTKALVILGPTRGFVVVKRFSKAEGLLIYSNGSQVSSSGFIETVQLETTAAILREGIS
- a CDS encoding FMN-binding protein, translating into MLSRRHFLTSLLTPALLALVQDLVNAQEGVFLSEEEAPRAVFPEATQFEKKIIPSTEALREKMKALLGRTRPSIWEDAYVTYLARQNAEHLGFAVITEEIGKHRPITFIVGITPNGKVKDVALMTYREAYGAEVRDRRFMRQYHEKDLAAPLAPYRDIVNIAGATLSVQSIGRGVRKVLALAQLVLLNGSNRP
- a CDS encoding multicopper oxidase domain-containing protein; protein product: MNDLGRFFAYYRLGRYRGLKILLPLLTPILIMLIGCTSVQAQQIRTYYVAAIEVDWDYAPTGINQISGKAFGPTENVFVQNGKERIGKVYRKAVYREYTDATFTTPKARGPRWEHLGVLGPIIRGEVGDTINVVLKNMSSFPVSIHPHGVRYAKSSEGAGYNDGTSGSDKADDAIPPGGTHTHIWEVPERAGPGPMDGSSVLWMYHSHVNPPADMMSGLVGPLIVTRKGYASPDGSPNDIDREFVTLWTIFDENASHYLKQNVTRFTGRPDRVMLRLEDPEFIESNLMHSINGYVYGNLPGLTMNSGERVRWYMLDIGNEVDLHTPHWHGQTVLSMGSRMDMLELLPGSMKTADMVPDDPGTWLLHCHVDDHIIAGMLALFTVTE